The stretch of DNA AAAGACCTGCAATCACGCGCATCACGAGCAGCCGCCGCTGCTGCTCTGGTAGTTCGGTGAGCAGGGCGCGCGCCCGCTCCGCCTCGACGCTGCGGACGGCGGCCTCCTCCGGTCCGGGGCCCTCGTCGGGCCGGTCCGGCACCGTATCGGTCGGCAGGTCCGCTCGGGTACAGGCGCGCAGCGCGTCGGCGACCTTGTGCGCGGCGATGCCGAACACGAAGGAGGCGAAGGGGCGCCCCAGGTCCTCGTAGCGCGGCAGGGCGGCGAGCAGCGCGATGCACACCTCTTGGGCGACGTCGTCGGAGTACTGGCCGTAGTACTGGCCGTAGGAGGAGGCGCGGGAGAGCCTGGCCCTGCAGTAGCGGACGACCATCGGGCGGACCTCGCGGATGAGCGAGTCCGCCGCGCCGTGGTCGCCCTGGACCGCGAGCGAGGTCAGCTGATGCAGTTCCGCGTCGTCCGCCGCCTCTCTGACCAGCGTCCCCCCGGCGGCGCGTTGATCCGTCACGCCTCGAATCATGCCCCGCCCCCGACACCTGTACGTCACGTACCCCGGCTACAGAATGATCACATTCGACGGAAATGCCGGGTAAAGCATGCGTGCCCCGGGCCGGAACCCGGGGCACGCATGATAATGCACGTCGGCGCGGATCCCGCAGGGATCAGTGCCCGTGGCCGTGGCCGTGACCGGCCTCGGCGGCGTCCTCTTCCTCCGGCTTGTCCACGACCAGGGCCTCGGTCGTGAGCAGCATGCCGGCGATGGAGGCGGCGTTCTGCACCGCGGAGCGGGTGACCTTGACCGGGTCGATGATGCCCTGCGCCATCAGGTCGCCGTACTCGCCGGTGGCGGCGTTGAAGCCGTGCCCGATCTCCAGCTCGGCGGTCTTGTAGGTGACCACGTAGCCCTCGGCGCCGGCGTTCACCGCGATCCAGCGGGCCGGCTCGACCAGCGCGTTGCGCACGATGGACACGCCGGTCGCCTCGTCGCCGGAGAGGCCGAGGTCGTCCAGGGCCGCCGCGGCGTGCACCAGCGAGGCGCCGCCGCCCGCGATGATGCCCTCCTCGATCGCGGCGCGGGTGGCCGAGATCGCGTCCTCCAGGCGGTGCTTCTTCTCCTTGAGCTCGACCTCGGTGGCCGCGCCGACGCGCAGCACCGAGACGCCGCCGGCCAGCTTGGCCAGCCGCTCCTGGAGCTTCTCCCGGTCCCAGTCGGAGTCGCTGGCCTCGATCTCCTTGCGGATCTGGCGGATGCGGTCCTCGACCTCGGACTGCTCGCCGGCGCCGTCGACGACGGTGGTGTCGTCCTTGGTGATGGTGATCCGGCGGGCCGAGCCGAGCACGTCGAGCTCGGCGTTCTCCAGGCTGAGGCCGACCTCCTCGGCGATGACCTGGCCGCCGGTGAGGGTCGCGATGTCCTGCAGCATGGCCTTGCGGCGCTCGCCGAAGCCGGGCGCCTTGACCGCGGCGACGTTGAGCGCGCCGCGGATCTTGTTCAGCACCAGGGCGCCGAGCGCGTCGCCCTCGATGTCCTCGGCGATGATCAGCAGCGGCTTCTTCTGCTGGACGATCTTCTCCAGCAGCGGGAGGAGCTCGTTCAGGCTGGAGATCTTGCCCTGGTTGATCAGGATGAGGGCGTCCTCCAGGACGGCCTCCTGGCGGTCGCCGTCGGTGACGAAGTACGGCGAGACGTAGCCCTTGTCGAACTGCATGCCCTCGGTGAACTCGAGGGCGAGCCCCATGGTGGGGGACTCCTCGACGGTGATCACGCCGTCCTTGCCGACCTTGTCGAAGGCCTCCGCGATCAGGTCGCCGATCTGGGCGTCCTGGGCGGAGTTGGTGGCGACGTAGGCGATGTCGGCGCGCTCGCCGACCTCGCGGGCGCGCTCCAGCAGCACCTCGGCGACCTTCTCCGCGGCCGCGTCGATGCCCTTCTTCAGCGACATCGGCGAGGCGCCCGCGGCGACGCTGCGCAGCCCCTCGCGGACCAGCGCCTGGGCCAGCACGGTGGCGGTGGTGGTGCCGTCGCCGGCGGCGTCGTTGGTCTTGGTGGCGACCTCCTTGACCAGCTGGGCGCCGAGGTCCTCGTAGGGGTCCTCCAGCTCCACCTCGCGGGCCACGGTGACGCCGTCGTTGGTGATGGTCGGAGCGCCGAACTTCTTGTCGATGACGACGTTGCGGCCGCGCGGGCCGAGCGTCACCTTCACCGCGTCGGCGAGGCGGTCGACGCCGCGCTCCAGCGAACGGCGCGCGTCGTCCTCGAACTCCAGGATCTTCGCCATGGCTTCGGGTTTCCCCAATCAGTGCAAGTACGTGACCGGCGGTCGGCCGGTGAAGAGAAACGCCCCGCCCGGCATCGAGCCGGCCGGGGCGGTGTCACGGGGTGACGGACAGGACGGGAGTCCTACTTCTCGACGACCGCGAGCAGGTCGCGGGCGGAGAGCACCAGGTACTCCTCGTTGTCGTACTTGACCTCGGTGCCGCCGTACTTGCTGTACAGAACGACGTCGCCGACCTTGACATCCAGCGGGATGCGCTTGTCGCCGTCCTCGTCCCAGCGGCCCGGGCCCACGGCCAGGACCTCGCCCTCCTGCGGCTTCTCCTTGGCGGTGTCCGGGATGACCAGGCCGGAGGCGGTGGTCTGCTCGGCCTCGAGCGTCTTGACGACGACGCGGTCCTCAAGCGGCTTCAGGACGGTCTTGGTGGCGGTCGACACGGTTGTGACCTCCCCCTTCAGGTTCGATGATGCGGAACGGCATTCTTGTCAAAAGGGGCGACCACGGCGGCCTGCCGTCGCGGGTGCCAGACCGGCCTCGTCGCGGTTAGCACTCTACCTTCGAGAGTGCCAGTACCGAACATTAGCCCGGCTCTCCGGGTGCGTCAAACAACAGGTCACAGGGGGAAGACTTGCCGGAAAGCGAACCGGTCACGGCCTTTTCGAGCCTGCTCACACCGGCCGGAGGGAGGCTGCTGGACCGGGTCTGCGCCCTGCCGGAGGGCGATCCGCTCGCCGCGGCGACCCGGGCGCGCGCCGCCGCCGAGGAGATCGCCGCGGCCGAGCCCGGCGGCCTGGGCGC from Nocardiopsis composta encodes:
- the groL gene encoding chaperonin GroEL (60 kDa chaperone family; promotes refolding of misfolded polypeptides especially under stressful conditions; forms two stacked rings of heptamers to form a barrel-shaped 14mer; ends can be capped by GroES; misfolded proteins enter the barrel where they are refolded when GroES binds), encoding MAKILEFEDDARRSLERGVDRLADAVKVTLGPRGRNVVIDKKFGAPTITNDGVTVAREVELEDPYEDLGAQLVKEVATKTNDAAGDGTTTATVLAQALVREGLRSVAAGASPMSLKKGIDAAAEKVAEVLLERAREVGERADIAYVATNSAQDAQIGDLIAEAFDKVGKDGVITVEESPTMGLALEFTEGMQFDKGYVSPYFVTDGDRQEAVLEDALILINQGKISSLNELLPLLEKIVQQKKPLLIIAEDIEGDALGALVLNKIRGALNVAAVKAPGFGERRKAMLQDIATLTGGQVIAEEVGLSLENAELDVLGSARRITITKDDTTVVDGAGEQSEVEDRIRQIRKEIEASDSDWDREKLQERLAKLAGGVSVLRVGAATEVELKEKKHRLEDAISATRAAIEEGIIAGGGASLVHAAAALDDLGLSGDEATGVSIVRNALVEPARWIAVNAGAEGYVVTYKTAELEIGHGFNAATGEYGDLMAQGIIDPVKVTRSAVQNAASIAGMLLTTEALVVDKPEEEDAAEAGHGHGHGH
- the groES gene encoding co-chaperone GroES, with amino-acid sequence MSTATKTVLKPLEDRVVVKTLEAEQTTASGLVIPDTAKEKPQEGEVLAVGPGRWDEDGDKRIPLDVKVGDVVLYSKYGGTEVKYDNEEYLVLSARDLLAVVEK
- a CDS encoding sigma-70 family RNA polymerase sigma factor, with product MTDQRAAGGTLVREAADDAELHQLTSLAVQGDHGAADSLIREVRPMVVRYCRARLSRASSYGQYYGQYSDDVAQEVCIALLAALPRYEDLGRPFASFVFGIAAHKVADALRACTRADLPTDTVPDRPDEGPGPEEAAVRSVEAERARALLTELPEQQRRLLVMRVIAGLSADETGHVLGMSAGAVRVAQHRALARLRHVAVANRLF